Genomic segment of Pacificitalea manganoxidans:
GTGACCCATGGCACCGACACGCTGGCCTATAGCGCCGCCGCGCTGTGCCTTGCGCTGCCGGGGCTGCAAAAACCGGTGATCGTGACGGGATCGATGCTGCCGCTGACGGTGCCGGAGAACGACGGACACGACAACCTTATCGCCGCGCTCGCCGTGGCGCGGACAGCGGCGCCGGGGGTCTGGGTCCAGTTCGGCGGGCGGCTGTTGCATGGGGCGCGGGTGCGTAAATCCCATTCGCAGGCCTTTGACGCGTTCGACGCCGCGGCAAGCGATGTCGCCCCGCGGATCCCGGCCGACAAGCCTGCATTGACCCCGGTCACCGCGCATGAGGTCGGCATCCTGTCCGTCGCGCCCGGCGGCTCCGCCAAACTGTTCGCGCAGGCGGCGGATAGCTGCGACGGGCTGGTGCTGCGCTGCTTCGGCTCTGGCACCGCGCCTGACACGCCGGAACTGCGCGCCGCCTTGCAGGCCGCCTTCGACCGTCAGGTGCCCGTGCTGGCGGTCAGCCAGTGTCCCGAAGGCGGGATGCGGCTGGGCACCTACGCG
This window contains:
- a CDS encoding asparaginase; translated protein: MSILLIHTGGTIGMAASAQGFAPRAGIVEDAVAALVAQGQVAGPVEILRLDPLIDSAQATPRDWHRVAQTIHRAMAEHDGFVVTHGTDTLAYSAAALCLALPGLQKPVIVTGSMLPLTVPENDGHDNLIAALAVARTAAPGVWVQFGGRLLHGARVRKSHSQAFDAFDAAASDVAPRIPADKPALTPVTAHEVGILSVAPGGSAKLFAQAADSCDGLVLRCFGSGTAPDTPELRAALQAAFDRQVPVLAVSQCPEGGMRLGTYAAGQGLRQTGVIDGRDMTVEMAFAKMQFALSLAPDFETRRQYLSHSQCGEMQL